One window of Flavobacterium ammonificans genomic DNA carries:
- a CDS encoding phospho-sugar mutase codes for MEIKQTILDKVNEWLSPNFDSATQNTIKEMMTSAPQELEESFYKNLEFGTGGMRGVMGVGTNRINQYTLGKNTQGLSNYLKKVFPGENLRVAIAYDCRHNSDTLAKVVADVFSANGIQVFLFSELRTTPELSFTVKHLNCHAGIVLTASHNPPEYNGYKVYWQDGGQLVPPQDGEIIELIEALNYDEIKFEANADLIQYIGAEVDAAFHQSTIENASFKTTPAAAKENLKIVYTSLHGTSIKSIPTVLAQAGYSQVHIVKEQAEPNGDFPTVKSPNPEEPEALSMAMQLAEETDADIVIGTDPDSDRLGVAVRNTEGKMILLNGNQTMIIMTAFLLEQWKRADKITGTEFVGSTIVSTPMMLELASAYGVECKVGLTGFKWIAKMIKDFPNQKFIGGGEESFGFMVGDAVRDKDAVGASLLVCEIAALAKASGSSLYQELLNLYVDFGCYKEHLISLTKKGIDGLAEINQMMIDLRENPVDEINGQRVVCIDDYQNSTSLNRITNEIEPIAIPKSNVLIYYLEDGSKICARPSGTEPKIKFYFSVNTILDKVENFRAVETELNQKIKNIIAAMQLN; via the coding sequence CAATTAAAGAAATGATGACTTCAGCTCCACAAGAGCTAGAAGAAAGTTTTTATAAGAATTTGGAATTTGGAACGGGTGGAATGCGTGGCGTTATGGGAGTTGGAACTAACCGCATTAACCAATACACCTTAGGAAAAAACACCCAAGGTTTGTCTAACTATTTGAAAAAAGTATTTCCTGGTGAAAATTTACGTGTAGCTATTGCTTACGATTGCCGCCACAACAGCGATACTTTGGCTAAAGTAGTTGCTGATGTGTTTTCTGCCAATGGAATTCAGGTTTTCTTATTTTCAGAATTGCGTACAACTCCCGAATTGTCATTTACAGTAAAACATTTGAATTGTCATGCAGGAATTGTGTTGACTGCTTCTCATAATCCACCAGAATACAACGGATACAAAGTATATTGGCAAGATGGAGGTCAATTAGTACCACCTCAAGATGGTGAGATTATTGAGTTAATCGAAGCCTTGAATTATGACGAAATCAAGTTTGAAGCCAACGCTGATCTAATTCAATATATTGGAGCAGAAGTTGATGCTGCTTTTCATCAATCTACAATTGAGAACGCCAGTTTTAAAACAACACCGGCAGCAGCCAAAGAAAACTTAAAAATCGTATACACTTCGCTACACGGAACTTCGATTAAATCGATTCCAACCGTTTTGGCGCAAGCGGGATACTCACAAGTTCATATTGTTAAAGAACAAGCAGAACCAAACGGAGATTTTCCAACTGTTAAATCCCCTAATCCAGAAGAACCAGAAGCTTTAAGTATGGCCATGCAATTAGCGGAAGAAACAGATGCTGATATTGTAATTGGTACTGATCCCGATTCAGATCGTTTAGGCGTAGCTGTAAGAAATACTGAAGGTAAAATGATATTATTGAATGGCAATCAGACAATGATTATCATGACGGCATTTTTATTAGAACAATGGAAACGTGCCGATAAAATTACTGGAACTGAATTCGTAGGTTCGACAATTGTATCGACTCCGATGATGCTCGAATTAGCCTCTGCTTATGGAGTAGAATGCAAAGTTGGGTTGACTGGTTTCAAATGGATTGCCAAAATGATTAAGGATTTCCCTAACCAAAAATTCATCGGCGGTGGAGAAGAAAGTTTTGGGTTTATGGTAGGCGATGCCGTTCGCGACAAAGATGCGGTGGGCGCTTCGCTTTTAGTATGTGAAATTGCCGCTTTGGCGAAAGCCTCTGGAAGTTCGTTATACCAAGAGTTATTGAATTTGTATGTTGATTTTGGTTGCTACAAAGAGCATTTGATTTCGTTAACCAAAAAAGGTATTGACGGACTAGCCGAAATCAATCAAATGATGATTGACTTGCGTGAAAATCCTGTTGATGAAATCAATGGTCAACGCGTGGTATGTATTGATGATTACCAAAATTCAACTTCATTAAACAGAATAACAAACGAAATTGAGCCAATTGCTATTCCTAAATCGAATGTGTTAATCTACTATTTGGAAGACGGTTCTAAAATTTGCGCGCGACCAAGTGGAACGGAACCAAAAATAAAATTCTATTTTAGTGTAAACACTATTTTGGATAAAGTCGAAAATTTTAGAGCAGTTGAAACTGAATTGAATCAAAAAATTAAAAACATAATCGCAGCAATGCAATTGAATTAA